The Thermasporomyces composti region GGCCCGTGAGCAGCGCGAGCTCCCATCCGCCCTCGGTGACGAACACGCCATAGGGCGCGTGGACGAACGCGATCGCCCCGGCCATCTCGAGCGCCACGAGGACGCCGACCACGGGCACCAACAGCCCGAGGATGAGCAGCGCACCGCCGACCAGCTCAAGGTACGTGACGACAGACGCGGCAAGGGTGGGCAGCGGGATGCCCACCTGGGCGAACCCCGCGGCCGTCTGGTCGATGCCCAGGTCGTGATACTTCTGCCAGCCGTGGGCGAGCAAGACGACGCCCAACCCCACCCTCGCCAACAGCAGGACCACATCCCGGACGGCAACCACCGACCTACGAGCTGCCACAGATCGCCTCGACGAAGTGCCCGACTTCCTCGTCCGAGAGGTGACGGCCCAAGTCGGCCTCGCTGATCATGCCGACGAGCCGGCGGTTCTCGATCACCGGGAGCCGGCGGATCTTGTGCTCCTCCATCATGGTGAGCACCTCGCGCACGTCGGCGCCCGCGTCGACGTAGTGGGGCTTACCCTGCGCGAGCTCGCCAGCGGTCACGCTCGCAGGGTCCTTCCCCTCCGCGACACATTTCACGACGATGTCGCGGTCGGTGAGGATTCCATGCAGCTTGTCGTCGTCACCGCAGATCGGCAGTGCTCCGACGTCGAGATCCTTCATGCGTCGGGCGGCGTCTTGCAGCGACTCGTGCTCACCCACGCAGTGCGCGCCAGCGGTCATGATGTCCCGCGCCACGGTCATGGTCGTCTCCCAT contains the following coding sequences:
- a CDS encoding DoxX family protein, which codes for MAARRSVVAVRDVVLLLARVGLGVVLLAHGWQKYHDLGIDQTAAGFAQVGIPLPTLAASVVTYLELVGGALLILGLLVPVVGVLVALEMAGAIAFVHAPYGVFVTEGGWELALLTGLLALTLAAFGSGRVGLDALLFRRRRRRQAEPVEGPE
- a CDS encoding CBS domain-containing protein; this encodes MTVARDIMTAGAHCVGEHESLQDAARRMKDLDVGALPICGDDDKLHGILTDRDIVVKCVAEGKDPASVTAGELAQGKPHYVDAGADVREVLTMMEEHKIRRLPVIENRRLVGMISEADLGRHLSDEEVGHFVEAICGSS